The Felis catus isolate Fca126 chromosome C2, F.catus_Fca126_mat1.0, whole genome shotgun sequence genomic sequence tcaCGGCCCCCGgcggagagggagcagggaacgGCCGGCCCGAGCTGTCCTACGGCCTGAGCCCCCTGAACACCGCCGCCGACACCCAGCGGGACGCGCTCAGCTGTGGCGAGGAGGAGGCCAGGTGAGACCGGAGGGACGGCAGGCCTGTCCCTGGGGTCCTGCTGTGGGGTCAGTGGGCCTTTCCCAGGCCTGCATGACtggggagtgagggaagggaaCCCCCCAGGGTGGTTCTTCCCCATCCCGGGTGCTCCCCATCCCAGCCTGCTTTCTGCTGTGCGTCGCAAGGCTCAGGGCCCGGGGCCTGTGTGGGTCTGGACCAGCCCTGGCAGTGGAGCAGCCCCAAGGTGGGGGCGTGTGGAGCGGACCGGCGGGCACGGGAGCGTTGCTGGGCCCAGCACCGCAGAACCCGAGGGAAAGTCACGTGGCTGTGACCGTGGCCTGCTGAGCTGCCACGGGGGAGGGGATAGGAGGGGCGTGTGCCCCGAGGGAGGGCCCTCTGGGCCACAGCACTGCCGACACGGCTGACGCAGCCTTGGGGGGCGGGTTGCACTGTCGTGGGTGTTTCTGAGCATAAACCGCACATGCGGAATGTTGTAGAAACCGTTGCTCCCAGTGAGGCTGTCGGGCTGAGTCCAGGTGACGGCAAAGCCACCTGTTCCGTTTGCCCCGCGTGCGAGGCCATATGGACGCCACCTTGGGGGCGGGCTTTGCAGCCCCTGCTCTGCGTTAGCTTTGTGTGTTCAGAGCGCCCAGCCCCGGTGGGAGCCCAGGCGCAGCAAAGTTGTCTCTGGCGGGGTGTGTGGAGGGTAGACCCACcgtccccctgccccttccccaccccgtcccccccagtcccccccgcccttcccctgccctgtcccgcccctcccccaccctgtcccccagAAACATCTGCCTCCCTCGCTGCGCTCAGCCTCCGGAGGGTTTGACATGGGGCCCCGAGCAGGTCAGGCTCACAcaccctgtgctctctctctcaccagcAGCGTCCAGGGCCGGCTCAGCCCGAAGCCCCCTTCCCGGGACCCGTTCCCCTCCTTCTCACAGAGGGAAGCCGTGAGCAGTCGCAGGAACAGGGTGAGTGTGACAGAGACAGCCTGGCTGGAGGTGGCTGCCACTTCCCTCTGCCCAGGATGTGGAGACTGGGGGCGGCGGGGTTGGGGGATGGTTGGATGGGCTGGAGACACCCAGGGACACTGAGCCAGGCCCCAGAGGGCGGGACGCTGGCTCTAAGCTCAGTCAGTGGGAAGGAGCCGGcctagagagagaggagacccccccccccccaacagctgCAGGAGAGCCCTGGCTctggcctgggggcggggcggctgCTGTGGTGGCACGAAAGCTGTAGGGGTTCGCTGCTGGGGGGCCTCCCGCCTGCAGGTGGACACAGTCCTCATCCCTGGGAGGAGTAATGGGTTGTTGACAAGAAGCCGGTTATGTGGGCAGCTCGGTCAGAGACCCCGGCCCTTTCCAAGTGTCTGTCTACCTCCTGTGTCGTTCTGGCTCGTGCTGGGGCTTGTTCCCCTGCTGGTCACAGGGCTGGCCCTCTGATCCAGGCTCACACCGTTTCTTCCCGTGTGTGTCCCCTCATTGGTAAAGAGCAGCTGTCGCGTGTACCCCCAGCCAGCAGGCCCGGCTTCATCAGCTGGAACTGCTCACGTCCCCAGTGGGAGCCGTCACCGGCCAGGAGGACAGGGTTACCGCCGTTAGCTTGGCCCAGTGGGGACCCCGCCACCTGGTCACGTGGGAGGGTGCTGCCCGAGCAGAGCCACGGGACCGGTGCGGGCCCACGAGGCAAAGGCTCCACagtcggggggcgggggccgcCAGCACCCCCTCGAGGAACTTGTCAAGCTTGtggagggcacagagggagagggaccgAGGCCCTGTGCCGGGGAGGGGCCGACCCACCCTCCGGGAGAAGCGTCCCCCCAGAGCCGCCGACAGAAGTGACCGCAGACGGAATGCCAGTCTTGGCAGCTGCCTCCGGGGCCTGGGGACCACACCCCGCACAGCTGACGGTCCCGCGCAGGGTGTGCGCGTGGGGTCAGCTCAGCAGTCTGTGCAAGCTTCTCCGACACCTTTCAGGAGGAGCCCCCACGTACGCAGCCCCGGGGCAGGGCAGGCCCTGCGGGCAGGCCCAGGCCTCTGGAGGGcactgggagggggggggcggggggagccccgAGACTAAACACTGACCCAGCTCAGTGCCCTCCACAAACGCAGACTCAGAGTCACCAAAGCAACTTCTGGGGACGGGAAAGAAGGAGGCCCTGGTTCTGCTGTGAACGTGGACCTGGACCgtggctcctccctcccccaggggtgggcaggggggtgtCCTGCGAGCCTAAGTGCAGAAGGCCAGGGGGACCCTGGAGATGTAGGGAGATGGGGGTGGAGCGGGACACCTGAGCATTGCTGAGGCCCCGGTCAGCATCCTGGTGCGCGCAGGGACTCTGGCTCAGCCCGGTGACCCTCTGAGCACGTCCCTTTGCTCACACGTGACTCTCCTGTCACCCCACAAGAAGAACGAGCTGGAGTAGTCCTCACGTGCAAAATCCTTTCTTGCTCAAGCGCAGACAGAAACCTGTTGTGGGTGCACGTGTGCTCACGTGTGCCATGCGTGTGTTGTgggtgcacgtgtgcacacgcatggCACACCTGAGCACACGTGTCTGGTCACACGTTACTGATCGCCGTCCCGGGCCACTCAGCTCCCTTCTGCCTCCGGCTGCCTGGCTCGCTATGTGACTGAAGGCTGGCCGCTTAGCCTCTCTGGGCAGTGCCCGCAGGCGGCCGCAGCTCTGTCTGCCTGAGGGCCTGCCCGGCATCTCCTGTCTGGAAGGCTGTTCACCCGGGACGTGCACATCAGGGTGGGGGCAGCCTAGCCGTGCCCGGCCTGGCCCTCAGCCAGCGACTCTGTGCCCCCAGAACAATGTCCTGACCGCCATCCTGCTGCTGCTGCGGGAGCTGGACGCCGAGGGGCTGGAGGCCGTGCACCAGACCGTGGtcagccggctccaggctctgcacaagCAGGAGCCGCAAGAGGACGTGGAATGACGGTCAGCCGGGACCCGAGCCGCCAGGCCTTCCTCCCAGGACCCTGTGCCCCAGCATCTGGGAGGTGTGGGGTCCACAGCCACGGCCTCCACTGCATCCTGAGTGTCCGCACGCGGGCTGTGTCCCCAGAAGCTCAGCCCCGCCTGGGAAGGCCATGCCCCGGGTGTAGAAGGCGGGAAGGGTGCCAGGCACGCTCCGCCGTGCGGGGCCCAGACGTGTGCCGCCTGCCTCTCCTTGCCTCGCCTCACCTCACCTCTTCTCAGGTGGCGTTGTAGCCACTGTCCCTAATAAACATCTTCCCCAAGTCCAGTCTGGAAGCAGACGTTTCCTAGGAGACGGACGTAGCCTTGACGTTGTTTTGAAGCTAAGGGCCACGTGCACGTGCATTTCCCCTGTTGGCTCTCCCACCGGGTCGGGGGTAGATTCCGCCCAGGATGGTGCCGTCCTCGAAGCAGCAGCGGCTCCGGGCTCCGCCTCAGCCTCGGCAGACCCACGCGGCCGTGCCCACCGCTGCCCACGTGTTTGGCAGGGTGCAGGGGTCTTGTACGCCGTGCGGGGGGAGGCCGGGGGTGGGCAGGCCCGCGCTCCTGTCTGGAGACTCAGGTACAGCCGTAGGACAGGCAGCGGGGCCGGGGAGGATGCCCGGAAACCCCGTCTAAAACGTGTTCTCCCGTGGGCAGAGCCACAGGCCTTGCCGTGGTGCACAGGCCCCGAGTGGTAGTGTTGCAGCCCGgggcccttcctcctgccccccagcAGCTCCGGGGGCCGGGGAGGAGCGTGGCCTCTGAGCCATTAGGCTTACTGGTGCTGAAACGGCGGGACCGGAGAGGGGGGTTCCCTCCGCCTTGGCTCCTGTTAGTGTCTGTGTCGCCGTGCAAGCGAAGGGGTGGGACTTCACCCACTGTGTGCGAGAACCCAGATGGGGTGACTGTCGGGGAGACCGTGGCAGGCCGCGCTCGCACTGGCCCGGCCACACTGGGCGGGTGGTGGATATCGGGTGTCGTGGCTCCTCGGGACCTGGGGGGCGGAAGCAAGGGGTCGCCACGTGGGGGTATTCGGAAGGGTGGCCGCAGGGTCCGCGCGTGCCTTCTGTTGTACGTCTGGATGGTTGTCACACTCAATAAAGCGTTGTCTTTTTTAGAGCCAGTTGGGGTGGTCCTGTTAAATCCAGAACATCTTCCCTTTCCTCGCCCACCAGGCAGCTCACACCAGCTTCCCGCCTGCCCACGACCTCGGTTAGTGACCTTGAATCCGCCCCACCAGGCAGCTCAGAAGGGCCTGAAGTCCGGTGGTCCCGGTTGCCATCTGTCCCAGCTGTCCTTGAGCCAAGGACCCAGCTAGGCCGTGCCCGCGCCCCTGAGCCTCTGTGAGTCACAAACGGGGGTGTTGAAGCCTCTGTGTTTGTGGCTGGAAACCCCCCCAGGCTGGAAACCAACACCGTCTCCttggcaggggggcgggggggggggggcagaagtcCTGAGCGAACTCCAGCCCACAGCTGAGCCCTGCTGCCTGCCCACAGCCCCTTCCCAGGCACGGCCCACCGCCCGCTCGCCACGACCTTCCTGCGGTGcccgccccacccacccctgtgCACGGCAGGACCCACAGGAGGGATCCGCCGTGGGCTCCCTCCCAGCCACATGCGTGTCTGGCTTAACCAGAGGCAGACTTGTCAGGGCCTTGGCTGTGCGCTCCCCAGGAGTCTCTCGCCTGCCCTGGGTGGGGCCTCCCACGGCGGCAAGCCCCCGGCCCTGGGTGCAGAGGGCACATTTGTCAGCGCACTGTGGCCAGGCCACACACCCCCTGCTGGCACCTTCGGGGGAACGTGGGCTCTGCACCTGACACCTTGTCATGCTGGCCTCACGCGTGGCGTCCTCGAAGCTGAGCCGGAGGGCAGAGCCCATCGGGTCTGGGTTTCGAAGCCTGCCCTCCAACGTGGGATGGCCCCAGGACACCCAGGCCTGGGGGGGCTTCCTCCAGGACAGGCAGCCCCCCTGCGCTTGGGGAGCCAGGGCCCGGCTGCCAGGAGGAGCCGACGGGACAGCAGGGGCCGGGCCGCAGTCACGGCCTGCGCGGCAACCCCCAGAAGAACGTGTCTCCAGACATGGCACGTTCAAGAAAAAGTAGCAAGAACATCCCGGAAAGTTGGGCTCCCAAgcctctctggctccctccccccagccggGCACTGGGTGCACTGGGAGGCCTCACTGGCACTTGGAGgccgggaggtggggggtggggggtgcggctGGCAAGGGAGAGGTCAGCAGGGAGCAGAGCCTGGGCCAGTGTGGCGTCTGGGCTGGGTGTGGCCATGGGACAGACCGGACTCGCGGCTGTACCCTGGAGGGTGTCTGCCACAGCCAGGGTCTCCCCCGGGAGTCCCCACCCCACGCCTAAGTACACCTGCGTGCACTCACACGCACAGACGTccacgcacgtgcacacgcacacacataggCATTCACACGCAGGCACACTCAGGTTTCCGGGACCCAGGAATTTGTCCCTGGTCTCTTGAGACAGGGGTTTAAACACTTGGGACCCGTTCCTTGGCCTGCCCCAGGACCACCCAATCTCGTGGCAGGCAGAGCAGACCAGAGGCACCCCAGCTCCAGCAATGGGCACCTGGGAGCCCTCAGGCTCTGGGGCCTGCACGGTGAGGAGGGCGTGGTCCCCCGGCAGGGGCCCCAACCACGCCTGCCGCTCCCCGGGGAGCGACCACACGCACCCTGCCGAGGTCGGGAGGTGCAGGCAGCCGGAGGGACAGCGGGCGCCAGCAGGGGCCCTAGCCCTGGATGTGGCCTGTGAGCTCCAAAGGCCAGGGGCTCCCCACAAAACCCCGTGGGTCCCAGGCCCTCCTCTTGAGCCTCGGCAGGTGCTGAGGGCAGGTGCCCAGGCAACCACAGTGGGACCAGAAGCGCGCTGTGCGGTGACCTCAGGAGGaacagggcgggggtggggggggtgcccaGAAGTGCAGGTGGTGTCACTGAGGTTCAGCTTCTCCTCCCGAGACGCCGGTGCCGCGTCATGCTGCAGAGCAAGCCTCCGTGCCACCCCCAGAACCTGTGCTGGATGGATCAGCGGGTGACGTTTCTGCCTCCCTCGTCGCCCACCTCCACCAGTGTCTCCACGGATACTCCCTCGCTCAGATCAGCCGCTTGCCCCTGGGTCTCTGGCTCTGTTGCCGAGACCCCAGCCCGGGCAGCCTGGGCACCGTTCCAGGTCAGACCCAGGGCTCAGAGCCAGGCTCAGAAATGCTCCCAAGCCTGAGGGAGGCCAGGCCCTCCCTGTGTGTGCAGGTCGGGGGGCACCACCAGCTGcccactgccacccccccccaccgccccagatCACAGAGGGCCTGCTCCCCGCAGACTGGTCACCCTCCACAGTCAGGTGACTTTATTTCCAGAAAAGGTGACAAGCTCTCCTCCAGGGTGGCCAGTGCACACAGAAGCAGGGTCACAGCAGGGCCCACAGCAGGACAGTGGTGTCCCCGCACGGAGGCCCcctccctcgccccccccccgGGGCAGCACTCCCCCCAGCGGGCAGCGGAAGAGAGGGGGAAGCCGTGGGGCCAGACCCAGAGGGCTGCAACCCCTGCCCGCCCACCGCCTGCCCGCAGActccagggagggggagaggtggcGGGGAGAGGCAGCTGGGGTGCAGCTTCAGAAGCCCTTGTCGATGCTGAGGGTGCGGCGGGTGACGTGCTCCAGCTCCCCGGACACGTAGTCGGCCATGCTGATGCGGTAATGCGCCAGCATCTTCAACATGAGCCGCAGGTTCAGCCACCACTGCTCCCGCGGCATGCGGTGCCTGGCGGAAGGGTGCGGTCAGCGCTGGGGACACCGTCCTCGGAGCACCGGAGACCCCCTCCCCTGAGCACCAGATACCCCCTCCTCTGAGCACCCCCAACACCCTGTCCTCTGAGCCCCCCGACACGCGACA encodes the following:
- the CFAP410 gene encoding cilia- and flagella-associated protein 410 isoform X3; protein product: MPSLEVITLSVNSVSTLEPVSRCQQLSELYLRRNRIPSLAELYYLKGLPRLRVLWLAENPCCGPDPHLYRMTVLRNLPHLQKLDNQTVTEEELSRALLEGEEVTAPGGEGAGNGRPELSYGLSPLNTAADTQRDALSCGEEEASSVQGRLSPKPPSRDPFPSFSQREAVSSRRNRNNVLTAILLLLRELDAEGLEAVHQTVVSRLQALHKQEPQEDVE